A portion of the Magnolia sinica isolate HGM2019 chromosome 17, MsV1, whole genome shotgun sequence genome contains these proteins:
- the LOC131231210 gene encoding pentatricopeptide repeat-containing protein At5g66520-like, translating into MPIKPSHLNPHNLISFFQKCKSMTDFKQAHACLIIRGLSHPPPSLRPIISFASLDPSGDIDYALLLLFHTPSSRTLFLFNTVIRGLARRCCLDSLSNALLVFDRIHELYLAPNNFTFTFLLQTCANSLALSLGQQFHSMVVKNSIRGDVFVGNSIIQFYSVCGRLDDAQRVFDESNELDVVSWNSLINGCVRNGKISDALKLFNKMPERNTVSWNSLISGLVKFGCLDNARQIFDEMPTRNLVTWVAMISGYSQNGRPKEAVALFEEMQLFGWELNDAVLVSVLSACSQLGALSHGIWIHTYLQKNRNKIDSILSAALIDMYAKCGSINLAMQVFGSSFLKDVFTYTAAIYGLAINGHGEESLCLFERMKDEGIRPDRISYIAVLCACSHTGQVEKGFYYFNTMVNVQGIKAELDHYACMVDLLGRAGLLEEAERFIASMPIKPDNVVWGALLGACRIHNDVEMAQRVGNFLIESDWDHDGRYILLSNIYVESNKGDDAEEVRKTMRRRRIKRVPGSSSIEVNGVVHEFVAGDRSHEKTDEIYLAWEEIVREIRKVGHTAETKGVVFDVDEEEKEGLVGYHSEKLAVAFGLISTEPGSLIRIVKNIRICRDCHSAIKLFSMVFKRKVVVRDRIRFHHFEGGSCSCMDYW; encoded by the coding sequence ATGCCCATCAAACCCTCACATCTAAATCCCCACAatctcatctccttcttccagaAATGCAAATCCATGACCGATTTCAAGCAAGCCCACGCCTGCCTCATCATCCGAGGCCTCTCACACCCCCCGCCTTCCCTTCGTCCCATCATCTCCTTTGCCTCCCTCGACCCCTCTGGTGACATCGATTATGCTCTTCTCCTCCTCTTCCACACCCCATCTTCCCGCACTCTCTTCCTATTCAATACTGTAATCCGCGGCCTCGCCCGTCGATGTTGCCTGGACTCCCTCTCAAATGCACTCCTCGTGTTCGATCGAATTCACGAATTGTATCTCGCCCCCAACAACTTCACCTTCACTTTCCTCCTCCAAACTTGTGCCAACTCCCTCGCATTGAGCTTGGGCCAACAGTTCCATTCGATGGTTGTCAAGAACTCTATTCGTGGTGATGTCTTTGTGGGCAATTCGATCATTCAGTTCTACTCTGTTTGTGGCAGGCTGGATGATGCCCAGAGGGTGTTTGACGAAAGTAATGAATTGGATGTCGTGTCATGGAACTCTCTGATTAATGGGTGTGTTAGGAATGGCAAGATTTCAGATGCTTTAAAGCTCTTCAACAAAATGCCTGAAAGGAATACAGTTTCTTGGAATAGTTTGATAAGTGGGCTAGTCAAGTTTggttgtttggataatgctcgtcagatatttgatgaaatgcccacgagaaatcttgtTACATGGGTTGCAATGATTTCTGGGTATTCTCAAAATGGACGCCCGAAGGAGGCAGTGGCACTGTTTGAGGAGATGCAGTTGTTTGGTTGGGAACTGAATGATGCTGTTCTGGTGAGTGTTCTTTCTGCTTGTTCTCAATTGGGAGCTCTAAGTCATGGGATTTGGATTCACACTTACTTACAAAAGAATCGTAACAAAATAGATTCAATACTTTCAGCAGCTCTCATTGACATGTATGCAAAATGTGGAAGCATCAATCTCGCAATGCAAGTCTTTGGTTCATCTTTTCTTAAGGATGTTTTTACGTACACAGCAGCTATTTATGGGCTGGCGATTAATGGGCATGGAGAGGAGTCACTTTGCCTTTTTGAGCGGATGAAGGATGAAGGAATCAGGCCAGACCGCATATCCTACATTGCAGTTTTGTGTGCTTGTAGCCACACGGGTCAGGTTGAGAAGGGATTCTACTACTTCAACACAATGGTTAACGTGCAAGGAATCAAAGCAGAGTTGGATCATTATGCGTGCATGGTTGATCTTCTTGGTCGTGCTGGTTTGTTGGAGGAAGCAGAAAGGTTCATTGCTTCCATGCCAATAAAACCAGATAATGTTGTATGGGGTGCACTGCTCGGTGCATGCAGAATCCATAATGATGTTGAAATGGCACAAAGGGTGGGAAATTTTCTGATAGAATCTGACTGGGACCATGATGGGCGTTATATTCTCCTTTCAAACATTTATGTGGAATCCAATAAAGGAGATGATGCTGAAGAAGTCAGGAAAActatgagaagaagaagaattaagCGGGTCCCTGGGTCTAGTTCAATCGAGGTGAATGGTGTTGTTCATGAGTTTGTAGCAGGAGATAGATCGCATGAAAAAACAGACGAGATATATTTAGCATGGGAGGAGATTgttagagagattaggaaggttGGACATACTGCAGAGACAAAGGGGGTTGTGTTTGATGTAGATGAAGAGGAGAAGGAAGGTCTAGTTGGTTATCACAGTGAGAAATTAGCAGTTGCTTTTGGGCTTATCAGCACAGAACCTGGATCGCTGATACGGATTGTAAAGAATATTCGTATCTGTAGGGACTGTCACTCTGCCATTAAGCTTTTCTCGATGGTTTTTAAACGGAAGGTTGTGGTTAGAGATCGGATACGGTTTCACCATTTTGAAGGAGGGTCTTGTTCCTGCATGGATTATTGGTGA
- the LOC131230476 gene encoding pentatricopeptide repeat-containing protein At1g08070, chloroplastic-like, whose translation MISPPLSFFLPILFNSNSLTQIYQIHAQILIHALPLHNHLLSKLIDLRSIDYAQSVFDHMPSPNDYSWNSMIKAYTVNGPFGNSLSLYSQMLQQGVKPSKFTYPFVLKACSAISTIKHAESVHTHVIKFGFKCDIFICNVLVNVYSKYSCIGAARRVWDEMPKRDGVSWNSIISGYVYCGEIELARGLFEAMPLRRSVVCWTALINGYGRDGVIVDMLGLFRQMLVSVDDVRPNSATMVCLVSACSGVSDIEMGRWVSVFIHVNAVPLDVMLSTALIDMYSKCGDVAKARRIFDRIHGKNVVSWNAMITGYVQSRMPEEAIQLFYQMRENSVKPNEITMANMLSACASLGALELGREIHLYLGRNGLELNVILATALVDMYSKCGCINDACLVFVKTTKDDVVLWNAMILGLAVHGSGRDSLSIFAQMERVGTGPNNITFIGVLSACTHSGLVEEGRTQFKKMREKHSLSPTVEHYACMVDLLGRAGHLDEAMALVGSMSVLPDSIIWGTLLSAFRIYHKVELANEVGQVILSSEEPDLGCCVLLSNIYAAAGQWANVARVRRRMKEMGMRKPSGCSWIEVDGVVHRFLVEDTTHKQSRDVYWMLQGLMKQSKFEGYVPDFDFL comes from the coding sequence ATGATCTCTCCCccactttctttcttccttcccatACTTTTCAACTCCAATTCCCTCACCCAAATCTATCAAATCCATGCTCAAATCCTCATCCATGCTCTCCCCCTCCACAATCATCTTCTCTCCAAGCTCATTGATCTCCGCTCCATCGATTACGCACAGTCCGTCTTCGACCACATGCCCTCCCCCAATGACTATTCTTGGAATTCCATGATCAAAGCTTACACCGTCAATGGCCCGTTTGGAAATTCTCTCTCCTTGTACTCCCAAATGCTTCAACAAGGAGTGAAACCGAGTAAATTCACTTACCCATTTGTCTTAAAGGCTTGCTCTGCCATTTCCACTATCAAACATGCCGAATCGGTACACACACATGTCATCAAATTTGGATTCAAATGTGATATCTTCATTTGCAATGTGTTGGTCAATGTCTATTCGAAGTACTCTTGTATTGGAGCCGCACGTCGTGTATGGGATGAAATGCCTAAGAGGGATGGAGTTTCATGGAATTCGATCATTTCTGGGTATGTTTACTGTGGAGAGATTGAATTGGCACGTGGGCTGTTCGAGGCAATGCCGTTGAGAAGGAGCGTGGTTTGTTGGACAGCTCTGATTAATGGGTATGGACGGGATGGGGTGATTGTAGATATGTTGGGTTTGTTCCGACAGATGCTTGTTTCAGTCGATGATGTGCGGCCCAACTCTGCAACAATGGTGTGTCTTGTATCTGCTTGTTCGGGTGTCTCTGATATCGAGATGGGGAGATGGGTCTCTGTATTTATACATGTTAATGCAGTGCCTTTGGATGTAATGTTGAGTACTGCTCTTATCGACATGTATTCGAAGTGCGGGGATGTGGCTAAGGCTAGGAGGATCTTTGACAGGATTCATGGTAAGAATGTGGTGTCTTGGAATGCTATGATTACTGGATATGTTCAGAGCAGAATGCCGGAAGAGGCAATCCAACTGTTTTATCAAATGAGAGAAAATTCGGTGAAACCAAATGAGATCACGATGGCGAACATGCTATCTGCTTGTGCCAGTTTGGGGGCATTAGAACTTGGAAGAGAAATTCACCTCTACTTGGGTAGGAACGGTTTGGAATTGAACGTGATTCTTGCAACTGCTCTTGTTGATATGTATTCAAAATGTGGCTGCATCAATGATGCTTGCTTGGTTTTTGTCAAGACGACCAAGGATGACGTGGTGCTGTGGAATGCCATGATTTTGGGGCTTGCAGTTCATGGCAGTGGCAGGGATTCCCTATCCATCTTTGCGCAGATGGAGAGGGTTGGAACAGGACCCAACAATATTACATTTATTGGTGTTCTATCAGCGTGTACACATTCGGGTTTGGTCGAGGAGGGACGCACTCAATTCAAAAAGATGCGCGAAAAACATAGTTTGAGTCCTACAGTAGAGCATTATGCTTGTATGGTGGATCTTCTTGGCCGGGCCGGGCATTTAGATGAGGCAATGGCATTGGTTGGAAGCATGTCAGTATTGCCCGATTCAATCATTTGGGGGACTTTGCTTAGCGCTTTTAGAATTTATCATAAGGTTGAATTGGCTAATGAAGTCGGGCAGGTTATACTATCATCAGAGGAACCAGATTTGGGTTGCTGTGTTTTGTTATCGAATATCTATGCTGCGGCAGGTCAGTGGGCGAATGTTGCAAGAGTGAGGAGACGGATGAAGGAGATGGGGATGAGAAAGCCATCAGGATGTAGCTGGATTGAAGTGGATGGTGTCGTTCATAGGTTCCTTGTCGAGGATACAACACACAAGCAGTCTCGAGATGTATATTGGATGCTACAAGGACTGATGAAGCAATCCAAGTTTGAAGGTTATGTGCCTGATTTTGATTTTCTTTGA
- the LOC131231484 gene encoding pentatricopeptide repeat-containing protein At5g19020, mitochondrial yields the protein MINAARATFLRSFVLLSAPSIIVRSRIRWISALLPPDPMVVIDHLHTFFHNRGQPASEFAMVSALKFCSSPSQSEQIHSLLTKSGLDSNIFIHNSLINLYTKCGHIGTARLMFDSAPFLDSASWNTMIVGYVKLGRLEDACCLFEEMPERDCISFTTMIMGFAKSGRLIEASEVFREMRVAGVVANEVTLASVIPACVNLHAMQDGRMIHGLVIKCGFERFVLVSTNLVHMYAVGSSLADAEFIFNEMPEQNIVTWNVMLNGYVKSGCVDSARELFDRIPTRDVVSWSTMIDGYIQMDMLPEALVMYREMLRAQLRPNEVTVVDLLSACSHFSTVDEGWQFHGIVLKMGLDCHVFVQATIIHFYAACQQIYLACLQFQLADKGNVSSWNALITGFIRNNMVNSARKLFDEMPERDVISWSSMIAGYVQIEQFHLALDLFHDMQVTGLRPNEITMVSVVSAIAHSGTLKLGRWIHDYICENSIPINDNLSAALIDMYAKCGNIGDALEMFHHIRDKTNSICPWNAMICGLAMHGHANESLSMFSDLQKTDIKPNSITFIGVLSACCHAGLLDVGRRYFESMKNVYSIEPNIKHYGCMVDLLGRAGCLEEAERLIESMPMKADVVIWGSMLAACRTHGNVEIGERAAESLEKLEPSHGAGRVLLSNIYAEAGRWDDVLQVRREMQSRRVKKLPGFSGVM from the coding sequence ATGATCAATGCTGCAAGAGCCACATTCCTCCGCTCTTTTGTCCTCCTTTCCGCGCCTTCGATCATCGTCCGATCACGTATCCGATGGATCTCTGCACTTCTACCCCCAGATCCTATGGTCGTCATCGATCATCTCCACACGTTCTTCCACAATCGCGGCCAACCTGCTTCAGAATTCGCGATGGTCTCTGCTCTCAAATTCTGCTCCTCCCCCTCCCAGTCCGAACAAATCCATTCCTTGCTTACAAAATCCGGTCTCGATTCCAACATCTTTATCCACAACAGTTTAATCAATCTTTACACAAAATGCGGACACATCGGAACCGCTCGGCTCATGTTCGATTCGGCTCCTTTCTTGGATTCTGCTTCTTGGAACACGATGATTGTTGGGTATGTGAAATTGGGTCGTCTGGAAGATGCCTGTTGCCTGTTCGAGGAAATGCCTGAGAGAGATTGCATTTCATTCACCACGATGATAATGGGTTTTGCCAAAAGTGGCCGACTGATTGAAGCTTCGGAGGTTTTTCGAGAAATGAGGGTTGCAGGTGTGGTAGCGAATGAGGTGACTCTGGCGAGTGTAATTCCAGCTTGTGTAAATTTGCACGCCATGCAAGATGGAAGAATGATTCATGGGCTTGTAATTAAGTGCGGGTTTGAACGATTTGTTCTTGTTTCAACTAATTTGGTTCATATGTATGCAGTTGGTTCGAGTTTAGCAGATGCAGAATTCATTTTCAATGAAATGCCGGAGCAAAACATTGTTACCTGGAATGTAATGTTAAATGGTTATGTGAAGTCTGGCTGTGTTGATTCTGCAAGAGAATTGTTCGATAGGATCCCTACGAGAGATGTAGTTTCCTGGAGCACTATGATTGATGGGTATATCCAAATGGATATGTTGCCTGAAGCTTTGGTTATGTATCGTGAAATGCTGCGTGCGCAGCTGAGGCCAAATGAGGTCACGGTTGTGGACTTGCTTTCGGCATGCAGCCACTTTTCAACGGTTGATGAGGGTTGGCAATTTCATGGGATAGTTTTAAAGATGGGCTTGgattgtcatgtgtttgtgcaGGCAACAATCATCCATTTCTATGCAGCTTGTCAGCAGATCTATCTTGCATGTCTACAATTTCAATTGGCTGATAAGGGCAATGTATCATCATGGAATGCTCTTATTACAGGATTTATAAGAAACAACATGGTTAATTCAGCAAGGAAATTGTTTGACGAGATGCCTGAGAGAGATGTTATCTCATGGAGCTCCATGATCGCGGGTTATGTGCAAATCGAGCAGTTCCATTTGGCATTAGACCTTTTCCATGATATGCAAGTAACGGGGCTGAGGCCAAATGAAATTACAATGGTGAGTGTTGTCTCTGCCATTGCTCATTCAGGCACATTGAAACTAGGAAGATGGATTCATGACTACATATGTGAAAACTCCATCCCTATCAATGATAATTTAAGCGCAGCGCTTATTGATATGTATGCAAAGTGTGGGAACATTGGAGATGCCTTAGAAATGTTCCATCATATACGAGATAAGACCAATTCTATCTGTCCGTGGAATGCGATGATATGCGGGTTGGCCATGCATGGGCATGCAAATGAGTCTCTAAGCATGTTTTCAGATTTGCAAAAGACAGACATCAAACCCAATTCAATTACATTTATAGGAGTCTTGAGTGCGTGCTGTCATGCAGGGCTGTTGGACGTGGGGAGGCGATATTTTGAGAGTATGAAGAATGTTTATAGCATAGAACCGAACATTAAGCATTATGGCTGCATGGTTGATCTCTTAGGCAGAGCTGGGTGCTTGGAAGAGGCTGAGAGGTTGATTGAAAGCATGCCCATGAAAGCAGATGTTGTGATATGGGGGAGTATGTTGGCTGCGTGCAGGACTCATGGGAATGTGGAAATAGGAGAAAGGGCTGCAGAAAGTTTAGAAAAGTTGGAGCCTAGCCATGGGGCGGGCAGAGTGCTCCTATCTAATATCTATGCTGAGGCTGGAAGGTGGGATGATGTGCTCCAAGTAAGGAGAGAAATGCAAAGTAGGAGAGTGAAAAAGTTGCCTGGATTTAGCGGTGTTATGTGA